A window of Micromonospora eburnea genomic DNA:
CAGCGGTAGTCGTGGTGCGGGTGCCGGTCGATCGGCGCGTCGATGGTGCCGCGCAACGGATCCGGGTGGCCCTGCACCACGGCGTGGTAGCGCTTCTCCACCTCGCGGTACTTGAAGGCCCGCTTCAGCGCGGTGTACGCCGGCTCGCTCTTGGCCACCACCATGATCCCGGTGGTGCCGACGTCGAGCCGGTGCACCACGCCCTGCCGCTCGGCGGCGCCGCTGGTGGAGATCCGGTGGCCGATGGCGGCCAGCCCGCCGATCACGGTCGGGCCGGTCCAGCCGGGGCTCGGGTGGGCGGCCACCCCGACCGGCTTGTCCACCACCACGATGTCGTCGTCGGCGTGCACCACGGTCAGCCCTGGCACGGCCTGCGGCACCACGGTCGGCGGGGCGGCCGGCGCGGGCAGCGTGACCTCCAGCCAGGAGCCGGCCTTGACCTTGTGCGAGTTGGCCCGGACCACACCGTCGACCAGCGCGTCCCCGGCGTCGACCAGGGCCGCCGCGGCCGTCCGGGAGAGCCCGAAGAGCCGGGCGACGGCCTGGTCGAGCCGCATCCCGTCGAGGCCGTCCGGGACCGGCAGGGACCGGTGGTCGCCACCCGTGGCGAAGGCGGAGGTCATGCCCGCCCCCGCTGCTCGCCGCCGTGGGCCGCCTCGGCGGACGTGGGCTCGACGGACTCCGCCGCCTCGGCGCCGGCCCGGCCGCCGTCGCGTTGCCGGCCGGTCAGCTCCAGCAGCACGGCCAGGACCACCCCGCACACCAGCGAGCTGTCGGCCAGGTTGAACACCGGCCACACCTGCCCGTACGGGTCGAAGAGGCTGACCATGTCGACCACGTGGCCGACGAAGTGCCCGGGCGCCCGGAAGATCCGGTCGGTGAGGTTGCCCAGCGCCCCGCCGAGCACCAGCCCGAGCGAGACGGCCCACGGCAGCGAGCGCAGCCGCAGCGCCATCCAGCCGATCCAGGCGATCACCCCGCAGGTGATCAGCGGGAAGACCCAGGTGTGGCCGGACCCGATGCTCCAGGCCGCCCCGCTGTTGCGGGTCAGGGTGAGGTAGACCGCGCCGCCGAGCAGCCGTACCGGGCCCCGGCCGGTGAGCTCCGAGAGCGCGAGCTGCTTGGTGACCACGTCGGCGACGAGCGAGAACAGGGCGACGCCGAGGAGGATCCCGACCGCCCGACGACGGGGCGTGCCGTGCCCCGACTCGGCGGTGCCGGACCCGGCGGGCGGTGCTGCGGTCATCTGCTCCCCATCGACGCTCGCGACGGTGACCCTCACCGTCTGGCGGTCAAGCCGCCGGGGAGCGTGCGTCAGCGCCGC
This region includes:
- a CDS encoding RluA family pseudouridine synthase, giving the protein MTSAFATGGDHRSLPVPDGLDGMRLDQAVARLFGLSRTAAAALVDAGDALVDGVVRANSHKVKAGSWLEVTLPAPAAPPTVVPQAVPGLTVVHADDDIVVVDKPVGVAAHPSPGWTGPTVIGGLAAIGHRISTSGAAERQGVVHRLDVGTTGIMVVAKSEPAYTALKRAFKYREVEKRYHAVVQGHPDPLRGTIDAPIDRHPHHDYRWAVVSGGKPSITHYDTLEAFPAASLLDVKLETGRTHQIRVHFSTLRHPCVGDLTYGADPTLSARLGLARQWLHARSLSFLHPRTGAEVTFVSDYPDDLARALEILRD
- the lspA gene encoding signal peptidase II, with the protein product MTAAPPAGSGTAESGHGTPRRRAVGILLGVALFSLVADVVTKQLALSELTGRGPVRLLGGAVYLTLTRNSGAAWSIGSGHTWVFPLITCGVIAWIGWMALRLRSLPWAVSLGLVLGGALGNLTDRIFRAPGHFVGHVVDMVSLFDPYGQVWPVFNLADSSLVCGVVLAVLLELTGRQRDGGRAGAEAAESVEPTSAEAAHGGEQRGRA